One part of the Streptomyces sp. AM 2-1-1 genome encodes these proteins:
- a CDS encoding class I SAM-dependent methyltransferase translates to MNAVPGGGASEGGRYGEAFFRPEQAGEGERIDFGALAYDDITVARLRALGAGPGWRCLDVGAGTGTVSRRLLGEAGVQSVLAVDRDVRFLGERPVPGLDLLEADITAPGFVSGRYDLVHARFVLMHLAEHESLITTLTELVAPGGVLVLSDAVDLTNDRTPRTPYTTAMAAMWQGLRASIGTDVSWVRSYPHLLRAAGLRPVAAEIHVPPLQPGSPISRFWADTWERSRPAMLATGLVDDAAVDAAIRYLVSDECAALSAGMLTAWGWKPE, encoded by the coding sequence GTGAACGCCGTTCCGGGCGGGGGCGCCTCCGAGGGCGGCCGCTACGGCGAGGCGTTCTTCCGCCCCGAGCAGGCGGGCGAGGGCGAACGCATCGACTTCGGAGCCCTCGCCTACGACGACATCACGGTGGCGCGCCTGCGGGCCCTCGGCGCCGGCCCGGGGTGGCGCTGCCTCGACGTGGGCGCCGGCACGGGCACGGTCTCCCGGCGGCTCCTCGGCGAGGCCGGAGTGCAGAGCGTGCTCGCCGTCGACCGCGACGTACGGTTCCTCGGCGAGCGGCCGGTACCCGGCCTCGACCTCCTGGAGGCCGACATCACCGCCCCGGGTTTCGTCTCCGGCCGGTACGACCTCGTCCACGCGCGCTTCGTCCTGATGCACCTGGCCGAGCACGAGAGCCTGATCACGACACTCACCGAACTCGTCGCACCCGGTGGGGTGTTGGTCCTCAGCGACGCGGTGGACCTGACGAACGACCGTACGCCCCGCACGCCGTACACCACGGCGATGGCGGCGATGTGGCAAGGGCTCCGGGCCTCGATCGGTACCGATGTCTCCTGGGTGCGGTCGTACCCCCATCTGCTCCGCGCGGCAGGACTGCGGCCCGTCGCAGCGGAGATCCATGTGCCGCCGCTCCAGCCGGGAAGCCCCATCAGCCGCTTCTGGGCGGACACCTGGGAGCGCAGCAGACCGGCGATGCTCGCCACCGGACTGGTGGACGACGCGGCCGTCGACGCGGCGATCCGCTACCTGGTCTCCGACGAGTGCGCCGCACTCTCGGCCGGGATGCTCACGGCATGGGGGTGGAAACCGGAGTGA
- a CDS encoding NIPSNAP family protein, with the protein MPKTTQLRTYTVREGLLDEWVRRWESDIVPLRLELGFEISGAWVDRERDQFVWLISYDGPETFEERNARYWSSPARKAMDLDPDDYLVSTDDRTVEQRY; encoded by the coding sequence ATGCCCAAGACCACGCAACTTCGCACCTACACCGTGCGGGAAGGACTGCTTGACGAGTGGGTGCGGCGCTGGGAATCGGACATCGTGCCGCTGCGCCTGGAGTTGGGCTTCGAGATCAGCGGCGCTTGGGTCGATCGGGAGCGTGACCAATTCGTCTGGCTCATCTCCTACGACGGCCCGGAGACGTTCGAGGAGCGCAATGCCCGGTACTGGTCGTCACCTGCCCGCAAAGCCATGGACCTCGATCCGGACGACTATCTGGTGAGCACGGACGACCGGACGGTGGAGCAGCGCTACTGA
- a CDS encoding DUF393 domain-containing protein: MPPRSVLVYDGDCAFCTTSVAFLVRRLRPNCTVTPWQFADLDGLGVTRQRAQHEVLWVSPVGAVYGGAQAVAKLLLSAGGLWAWLGGSLTLPPLRWIAFGVYRLVAANRDRLPGGSPACALPADRGPGARPPRE; encoded by the coding sequence ATGCCCCCTCGCTCCGTGCTCGTCTACGACGGTGACTGTGCCTTCTGCACGACCTCGGTCGCCTTCCTGGTGCGGAGACTGCGGCCGAACTGCACGGTGACGCCCTGGCAGTTCGCGGACCTGGATGGCCTGGGTGTCACGCGACAACGGGCCCAGCACGAGGTGCTGTGGGTCTCACCGGTCGGCGCGGTGTACGGCGGAGCGCAGGCCGTGGCCAAGCTGCTGCTGAGTGCCGGAGGGCTCTGGGCCTGGCTGGGTGGGTCGCTCACGCTGCCGCCCCTGCGGTGGATCGCGTTCGGTGTCTACCGTCTCGTCGCGGCCAACCGGGACCGCCTGCCCGGCGGATCCCCCGCCTGCGCACTGCCCGCCGACCGCGGACCGGGTGCACGGCCCCCGCGCGAGTAG
- a CDS encoding AAA family ATPase, protein MRHRLQLALQIVLVLVASLFGIVTNYATNADDTPWLLEVIQHASVPAIGVLLLAMVVGQVVVYRLENPPPPSVDWPPDRVPYPGLDAFVEDEAAVFFGREALAADLARKLHSSSERPTDRFLTLVGASGSGKSSLVRAGVIPRLHGRRWTLVPTFSPGPNPLGALASALAAANGHQENAAVILRRLRQGPEALRAELARLRNGRFRRVLLVIDQYEEVLTLAGEREHIQFLDLLHACLDQDSALHVLVTVRVDFLGRILTTGHADLFQHPIALGALARNQFAQVVERPGALVGLSFAPGVVDSIVEEAATDDALPLLAYLLQELYFASGPGRTVTPELYRGLGGVAGALARQADQTVADLGPDDGVDFVLQVLLRFVTVQGQDVARERVVLSDLTTRERRVVDAFIDARLLVSAAHGDAVSGQLPYAQVTHEALFRQWAPLRQEVESRIEQLRERAELERWAEDWERAGRSDDYLLTGERLTLAQRRLAALDEMGQASQPVRILVEHSQQRDLAYLGRLSESIGQYALGSAESHPERAILLSLAALGECTPTPPARRGLMAALAASHHRIRLDGHTDTVRHIAWSPDGRYLATASRDCSARVFDAGTGRPLLLLPCGGAMVESVAWSPDSSLIVTAGRERAVRVWDAVSGELVRLLTGATDIARQVAWSPDGNFIAATSKDRIVRVWSAATGTVQQEMRGHRGASLGHRTAHGLPPLPTIRRPSCGTWRREPP, encoded by the coding sequence ATGAGGCACCGCCTGCAGCTCGCGCTGCAGATCGTGTTGGTTCTGGTGGCGAGCCTGTTCGGGATCGTCACCAACTACGCCACCAATGCCGATGACACCCCATGGCTGCTGGAGGTGATTCAGCACGCCTCTGTGCCCGCCATCGGCGTCCTGCTCCTTGCCATGGTCGTCGGTCAGGTCGTCGTGTACCGACTGGAGAACCCTCCTCCCCCGTCGGTCGACTGGCCGCCCGACCGGGTGCCCTATCCGGGACTGGACGCCTTCGTCGAGGACGAGGCTGCCGTGTTCTTCGGGCGGGAGGCCTTGGCTGCCGACCTGGCACGCAAACTGCATTCTTCGTCGGAGCGGCCGACCGACCGCTTCCTGACCCTGGTCGGCGCCTCCGGCAGCGGAAAATCGTCGTTGGTCAGAGCCGGAGTGATTCCGCGATTGCACGGGCGGCGGTGGACGCTCGTACCCACTTTCTCCCCCGGCCCCAATCCGCTCGGAGCACTTGCGTCTGCTTTGGCGGCCGCGAACGGCCACCAAGAAAATGCGGCGGTGATCCTGAGGCGGCTGCGTCAGGGGCCGGAAGCGCTGCGAGCCGAATTGGCCCGGCTGCGCAACGGACGGTTCCGGCGCGTCCTTCTGGTGATCGACCAGTACGAGGAGGTGCTCACCCTTGCCGGCGAGCGAGAACACATCCAGTTCCTCGACCTGCTCCACGCCTGTCTGGATCAGGATTCCGCGCTCCATGTGCTGGTCACGGTCCGAGTCGACTTCCTCGGCCGGATCCTCACCACAGGACATGCGGATCTCTTCCAACATCCGATCGCACTAGGAGCATTGGCCCGGAACCAATTCGCTCAGGTGGTGGAGCGCCCTGGAGCACTGGTGGGCCTCTCGTTCGCTCCGGGTGTGGTGGACAGCATCGTGGAAGAAGCCGCGACCGACGACGCGTTGCCCCTTCTCGCCTACCTGCTCCAGGAGCTGTACTTCGCCTCCGGTCCCGGCCGGACAGTCACACCGGAGCTCTATCGCGGTCTCGGTGGGGTCGCCGGTGCTCTCGCGCGGCAGGCGGACCAGACAGTGGCCGATCTCGGACCGGACGACGGTGTCGACTTCGTTCTCCAGGTCCTTCTGCGGTTCGTCACGGTGCAAGGTCAGGACGTGGCCCGCGAAAGGGTCGTTCTGTCAGACCTCACCACCCGCGAGAGGCGCGTGGTCGACGCGTTCATCGATGCACGCCTACTGGTCTCCGCCGCTCACGGCGACGCGGTTTCCGGTCAACTTCCCTACGCCCAGGTGACGCATGAGGCGCTGTTCCGCCAGTGGGCTCCTCTGAGACAAGAGGTCGAGTCTCGCATCGAGCAGCTGCGGGAACGCGCCGAGCTCGAGCGTTGGGCTGAGGACTGGGAGCGGGCCGGCCGGAGCGATGACTACCTCCTCACGGGTGAACGGCTGACGCTCGCACAGCGTCGGCTCGCGGCTCTCGACGAGATGGGTCAGGCTTCTCAGCCCGTGCGAATCCTGGTCGAGCACTCACAGCAGCGCGATCTCGCCTATCTCGGCAGACTCTCCGAGAGCATCGGCCAATACGCACTCGGGAGCGCGGAGAGCCATCCCGAGCGCGCCATACTTCTCTCTCTTGCAGCGCTCGGCGAGTGCACGCCCACTCCCCCGGCCCGCCGCGGCCTCATGGCAGCACTGGCTGCGAGCCACCACCGGATCCGTCTTGACGGGCACACGGACACGGTCCGCCACATCGCCTGGTCCCCCGACGGTCGGTATCTGGCCACCGCGTCGCGGGACTGCAGCGCTCGCGTCTTCGACGCGGGCACGGGCCGACCCCTTCTCCTCCTGCCCTGCGGCGGAGCCATGGTCGAGTCCGTTGCCTGGTCCCCGGACTCGTCCCTGATCGTGACAGCCGGCCGGGAAAGAGCCGTTCGCGTATGGGATGCCGTCTCAGGAGAACTCGTCAGACTTCTGACCGGGGCCACCGACATCGCCCGGCAGGTGGCGTGGTCGCCCGACGGCAACTTCATCGCGGCCACCTCGAAGGACCGCATCGTCCGTGTATGGAGCGCCGCCACCGGCACGGTCCAGCAGGAGATGCGTGGTCATCGTGGGGCGTCACTTGGTCACCGGACAGCACACGGATTGCCACCGCTTCCCACGATCAGACGGCCATCGTGTGGGACGTGGCGTCGGGAGCCTCCGTAG
- a CDS encoding TetR family transcriptional regulator, with the protein MSRWEPNARGRLEQAALELYGEHGYEQTAAAQIAARAGVTERTFFRHFADKREVLFGGAQQLEQAFVDALAATPATAAPIDAMASALESVAALFADRHAFARQRQAVIAASGELRERELHKLAALVAASTVTLRERGVPEPAASLTAEAGLAVFRVGFERWVAGDADRPLADHLRESLAALKAALAGE; encoded by the coding sequence ATGAGCCGATGGGAGCCGAACGCACGCGGACGTCTGGAACAGGCGGCCCTGGAGCTCTACGGCGAACACGGATACGAGCAGACCGCCGCCGCACAGATCGCCGCCCGCGCCGGAGTCACCGAGCGCACGTTCTTCCGGCACTTCGCCGACAAGCGCGAGGTGCTCTTCGGCGGGGCGCAGCAGCTGGAACAGGCCTTCGTGGACGCCCTCGCGGCCACTCCCGCCACGGCCGCCCCCATCGATGCGATGGCCTCGGCGCTGGAGAGCGTCGCCGCCCTCTTCGCCGACCGCCACGCCTTCGCCCGGCAACGCCAGGCCGTCATCGCCGCCAGCGGTGAACTGCGCGAACGCGAACTCCACAAACTCGCCGCGCTGGTCGCCGCGTCGACGGTGACGCTCCGCGAGCGCGGAGTTCCGGAACCTGCCGCGAGCCTCACCGCCGAGGCCGGCCTCGCCGTCTTCAGGGTCGGCTTCGAACGCTGGGTGGCCGGGGACGCGGACCGCCCGCTCGCGGACCACCTGCGGGAGTCCCTCGCCGCACTCAAGGCGGCCCTGGCGGGGGAGTGA
- a CDS encoding ankyrin repeat domain-containing protein codes for MNRRRSKKLSGKLVAAVLTRDTASVRTLLRAGADPEAADAHGNTPLYIAAVQGDADVAEILLRAGARADTESGGWGSEGTPLCAAACWGSTEVVRVLLAAGADPRLREDHGTGRTPLEWARAAPWPETVVLLESAGAGRSDEAPRSEE; via the coding sequence ATGAACCGAAGACGGTCCAAGAAGCTGTCCGGAAAGCTGGTCGCAGCGGTCCTGACCCGTGACACGGCATCGGTCCGCACCCTGCTGCGCGCCGGAGCCGACCCGGAGGCGGCCGACGCGCACGGCAACACCCCGCTCTACATCGCCGCGGTTCAGGGGGACGCGGACGTCGCGGAGATCCTCCTGCGGGCCGGCGCGCGGGCCGACACCGAGAGCGGTGGCTGGGGCAGCGAGGGAACACCCCTGTGCGCTGCCGCGTGTTGGGGCTCCACGGAGGTCGTTCGCGTACTCCTGGCAGCGGGCGCGGACCCCCGCCTGCGCGAGGACCACGGCACCGGCAGGACGCCCCTCGAATGGGCGAGGGCGGCGCCCTGGCCGGAGACGGTCGTGCTGCTGGAGTCCGCGGGTGCCGGGCGGTCGGACGAGGCGCCCCGTAGCGAGGAGTGA
- a CDS encoding helix-turn-helix domain-containing protein has product MPRPDPAQRAAQDAHLHAATLKRLEQSSGRLSANAIARMDETLPWYRAMPPENRSWIGLVAQAGIAAFTEWFRHPETPQAISTDVFGTAPRELTRAITLRQTVEMVRTTIEVMETAIEEVAAPGDESVLREALLVYAREIAFATAQVYAQAAEARGAWDARLESLVVNAVLSGEADEGAVSRAAALGWNSPEHVCVILGTAPDGDSELTVEAIRRSARGSKVQVLTGVLGNRLVVIAGGSDNPLQVAKGLIGPYAAGPVVAGPVVPDLLAATRSAQAAAAGLKACVAWQDAPRPVLADDLLPERAMAGDPAARDQLVEEIYSPLEEAGSALLETLSVYLEQASSLEGAARMLFVHPNTVRYRLRRVTDVTGWSPSDVRSAFTLRVALILGRLAARDGQS; this is encoded by the coding sequence GTGCCCCGACCCGATCCCGCGCAGCGCGCCGCCCAAGACGCCCATCTCCATGCCGCGACCCTGAAACGGCTCGAGCAGTCCTCCGGCAGGCTGTCGGCGAATGCCATCGCCCGCATGGACGAGACGCTCCCGTGGTACCGGGCGATGCCCCCGGAGAACCGGTCCTGGATCGGTCTGGTGGCGCAGGCGGGCATCGCCGCTTTCACCGAGTGGTTCCGCCACCCGGAGACCCCGCAGGCGATCTCCACCGATGTCTTCGGCACCGCCCCGCGCGAGCTGACCCGGGCGATCACCCTGCGGCAGACCGTGGAGATGGTGCGTACGACGATCGAGGTCATGGAGACGGCGATCGAGGAGGTCGCGGCGCCGGGCGACGAGTCCGTGCTGCGGGAGGCGCTGCTCGTCTACGCCCGGGAGATCGCCTTCGCGACCGCCCAGGTGTACGCGCAGGCGGCCGAGGCGCGGGGTGCGTGGGACGCGCGGCTCGAGTCGCTCGTGGTCAACGCCGTGCTCTCCGGTGAGGCCGACGAGGGCGCGGTCTCCCGGGCCGCCGCACTCGGCTGGAACTCCCCCGAGCACGTCTGTGTGATCCTCGGCACCGCCCCCGACGGGGACAGCGAGCTGACGGTCGAGGCCATCCGGCGGTCGGCGCGGGGCTCCAAGGTGCAGGTGCTGACCGGGGTGCTCGGCAACCGCCTCGTGGTCATCGCCGGCGGCAGCGACAACCCGCTCCAGGTCGCCAAAGGGCTCATCGGCCCGTACGCGGCCGGTCCCGTCGTCGCCGGCCCGGTCGTCCCGGACCTGCTGGCGGCGACCCGGTCCGCGCAGGCGGCGGCGGCCGGGCTGAAGGCCTGCGTCGCGTGGCAGGACGCCCCGCGGCCGGTCCTCGCCGACGATCTCCTGCCGGAGCGGGCGATGGCCGGAGACCCCGCCGCGCGGGACCAGTTGGTGGAGGAGATCTACAGCCCCCTGGAGGAGGCCGGCTCCGCGCTCCTGGAGACGCTGAGTGTCTACCTGGAGCAGGCGAGCAGCCTGGAAGGGGCCGCCCGGATGCTGTTCGTGCACCCCAACACCGTGCGCTACCGGCTGCGACGTGTGACGGACGTCACCGGCTGGTCGCCGTCGGATGTGCGCTCCGCCTTCACGCTCCGGGTCGCACTGATCCTGGGGCGCTTGGCCGCCAGGGACGGCCAGTCCTAG
- a CDS encoding MerR family transcriptional regulator, whose amino-acid sequence MTVTQSTSVPPVPQQAAPPGRTVRYTISEVAARTGLTAHTLRWYERIGLMPHVDRSQTGQRRFTDKDLDWLAFVGKLRLTGMPVADMVRYAELLREGEHTFDERQELLEATRRDVRARIAELHDTLTVLDYKIDFYASARRAPERPCG is encoded by the coding sequence ATGACGGTGACGCAGAGCACGTCCGTACCGCCGGTGCCGCAGCAGGCCGCCCCGCCGGGCCGGACGGTCCGGTACACGATCAGCGAGGTGGCCGCCCGCACCGGGCTCACCGCCCACACCCTGCGCTGGTACGAGCGGATCGGCCTGATGCCGCACGTCGACCGCTCGCAGACCGGGCAGCGGCGGTTCACCGACAAGGACCTCGACTGGCTGGCCTTCGTCGGCAAGCTCCGGCTGACCGGAATGCCGGTGGCCGACATGGTCCGGTACGCGGAGCTGCTGCGCGAGGGCGAGCACACCTTCGACGAGAGGCAGGAGCTGTTGGAGGCGACCCGCCGCGACGTACGGGCGCGGATCGCGGAGCTCCACGACACGCTCACCGTCCTCGACTACAAGATCGACTTCTATGCGAGCGCCCGACGGGCGCCGGAAAGGCCGTGTGGCTGA
- a CDS encoding ACP S-malonyltransferase, with amino-acid sequence MLVLVAPGQGAQTPGFLTPWLELPGARDRIAAWSDAIGLDLAHYGTKGDADEIRDTAVAQPLLVAAGLLSAAALNASPAVVAGHSVGEITAAAFAGVLDDGAALRLVRTRGLAMADAAAITETGMAALLGGDPEVTVPHLEGLGLTPANVNGGGQIVAAGTAAQIAELTENKPEGVRRVVPLKVAGAFHTHHMAPAVERLREAAQGLKVADPTVTYVSNADGRPVATGAEVVERLVGQVANPVRWDLCMETFLGLGVTALVEVCPGGTLTGLAKRAMPGVQTLALKTPDDLDAARALISEHASA; translated from the coding sequence GTGCTCGTACTCGTCGCTCCCGGCCAAGGCGCTCAGACGCCCGGCTTCCTGACCCCCTGGCTCGAACTGCCCGGTGCCCGTGACCGCATCGCCGCGTGGTCCGACGCCATCGGGCTCGACCTCGCCCACTACGGTACGAAGGGCGACGCCGACGAAATCCGTGACACCGCGGTGGCCCAGCCCCTGCTGGTGGCCGCGGGTCTCCTCTCCGCCGCCGCGCTGAACGCCTCGCCCGCCGTCGTGGCCGGGCACAGCGTCGGCGAGATCACCGCCGCCGCCTTCGCCGGTGTGCTCGACGACGGGGCGGCGCTGCGCCTGGTCCGTACGCGGGGGCTCGCGATGGCCGATGCCGCCGCGATCACCGAGACCGGCATGGCGGCGCTGCTCGGCGGCGACCCGGAGGTCACGGTCCCGCACCTGGAGGGCCTCGGGCTGACGCCGGCCAACGTGAACGGCGGCGGCCAGATCGTCGCCGCGGGCACGGCCGCGCAGATCGCCGAGCTGACCGAGAACAAGCCGGAGGGTGTGCGCCGCGTGGTGCCGCTCAAGGTCGCCGGGGCGTTCCACACGCACCACATGGCGCCGGCGGTGGAGCGGCTGCGCGAAGCGGCGCAGGGCCTGAAGGTCGCCGATCCCACCGTGACGTACGTGTCGAACGCGGACGGCAGGCCGGTCGCCACCGGCGCCGAGGTCGTCGAGCGCCTGGTCGGTCAGGTCGCGAACCCGGTCCGCTGGGACCTGTGCATGGAGACGTTCCTGGGGCTCGGGGTGACCGCGCTCGTCGAGGTGTGCCCCGGTGGCACCCTCACGGGGCTCGCGAAGCGCGCGATGCCCGGCGTACAGACCCTCGCGCTCAAGACACCCGACGACCTCGACGCGGCCCGGGCGCTCATCTCCGAGCACGCGTCAGCCTAA
- a CDS encoding pirin family protein: protein MMSVHRAQSRYEGGDRAAGIESRHAFSFGSSYDPDNLRFGAILACNEERLAPGSGFDEHPHSHTEIVTWVVEGELTHQDSAGHTRVVRAGDVQHLSAAAGVRHVERNDGTTPLTFLQMWLAPLEAGGEPAYTVVHGIADSTPYALPAAGAILHVRRLAAGERAAVPDAARAYVHVVAGEVALGGEHLGPGDSARVTGAEGLELCAGSAAQVLIWELAD, encoded by the coding sequence GTGATGTCCGTACACCGAGCGCAGAGCCGTTACGAGGGCGGGGACCGGGCGGCGGGGATCGAGTCCCGGCACGCCTTCTCCTTCGGTTCCTCCTACGACCCCGACAACCTCCGCTTCGGTGCGATCCTCGCCTGCAACGAGGAGCGGCTCGCCCCCGGCTCGGGCTTCGACGAACACCCGCACAGCCACACCGAGATCGTCACGTGGGTGGTGGAGGGCGAGCTCACCCACCAGGATTCGGCGGGCCACACCCGGGTGGTGCGCGCCGGTGACGTACAGCACCTCAGCGCGGCCGCCGGGGTCCGTCACGTCGAACGCAACGACGGCACAACCCCCCTGACGTTCCTTCAGATGTGGCTGGCGCCGCTGGAGGCCGGGGGCGAGCCCGCGTACACCGTCGTGCACGGCATCGCGGACTCCACCCCCTACGCCCTGCCCGCCGCCGGGGCGATACTGCACGTCCGCCGGCTCGCGGCCGGTGAGCGGGCGGCGGTCCCGGACGCGGCGCGGGCGTACGTCCACGTGGTGGCCGGAGAGGTGGCCCTCGGCGGCGAACACCTCGGGCCGGGCGACTCGGCCCGCGTCACCGGGGCCGAAGGGCTGGAGCTGTGCGCGGGGAGCGCCGCGCAGGTGCTGATCTGGGAACTGGCGGACTGA
- a CDS encoding serine hydrolase domain-containing protein, whose protein sequence is MQSLAMIENWPVPTAAAAVVRADGTVLGTHGDTAHRFPLASVTKPLAAYAALVAYEEGAVELDEPAGPEGSTVRHLLAHTSGLAFDEHRVTAPAGTRRLYSNAGFEVLGEHLAKASGIPFADYAREAVFAPLGMASTTIDGSPAKDGVSTVDDLVRFVAEVQAPRLLDPRTVLAAQTVVRPGLKGVLPGFGHQNPNDWGLGFEIRDSKSPHWTGAGSSPATFGHFGQSGTFLWIDPVAGLACVALTDRAFGPWAAEVWPPFTDAVLAEAGR, encoded by the coding sequence ATGCAGAGCCTGGCGATGATCGAGAACTGGCCCGTTCCCACCGCGGCGGCCGCCGTCGTACGCGCGGACGGCACCGTCCTCGGTACGCACGGCGACACGGCGCACCGCTTCCCCCTCGCCTCGGTGACGAAGCCGCTGGCGGCGTACGCGGCGCTCGTGGCGTACGAGGAGGGGGCCGTGGAGCTCGACGAGCCGGCCGGCCCCGAGGGCTCGACCGTCCGCCACCTGCTCGCGCACACCAGCGGCCTCGCCTTCGACGAGCACCGGGTGACGGCCCCGGCGGGCACCCGGCGGCTCTACTCCAACGCGGGCTTCGAGGTCCTCGGCGAGCACCTGGCGAAGGCGTCCGGCATCCCGTTCGCCGACTACGCCCGCGAGGCCGTCTTCGCACCGCTGGGAATGGCCTCCACCACCATCGACGGCTCCCCCGCCAAGGACGGCGTCTCGACCGTGGACGACCTCGTCCGCTTCGTCGCCGAGGTCCAGGCCCCCCGGCTGCTCGACCCGCGCACGGTGCTGGCGGCGCAGACCGTCGTGCGCCCCGGGCTCAAGGGCGTGCTGCCCGGATTCGGCCACCAGAACCCCAACGACTGGGGCCTCGGCTTCGAGATCCGCGACTCCAAATCCCCGCACTGGACGGGCGCCGGCTCCTCTCCCGCGACTTTCGGCCACTTCGGCCAGTCAGGCACCTTCCTCTGGATCGACCCGGTCGCGGGCCTGGCCTGCGTCGCCCTGACCGACCGCGCCTTCGGCCCGTGGGCCGCCGAGGTGTGGCCGCCGTTCACCGACGCGGTGCTGGCGGAGGCCGGCCGCTGA
- a CDS encoding SDR family oxidoreductase, which translates to MRVFVTGASGWIGSALVPELIAAGHQVVGLARSDTAAAALGEAGAEVRHGSLDDLGVLRDAAAASDGVIHLAFRHELAFSGNFDAAADADRRAIDTFGEALAGSGRPLLIAAGTLGLAPGRLATEEDGRSPDRSAVTTPPTGPSKRMENARAVLALADRGVRASVVRLPPTVHGDGDQGFLATIVAVARAKGVSGYLGDGANRWPAVHRDDAARLFRLALEGAPAGSVLHAVADEGVPIRTVAEVIGRHLGLPVASVDAADAAAHFTWLGAFLALDGPASAARTRALLGWQPTGPGLLDDLDLGHYFATATPAG; encoded by the coding sequence ATGCGTGTATTCGTCACCGGCGCGTCCGGCTGGATCGGCTCGGCGCTCGTTCCGGAGCTGATCGCCGCAGGTCACCAGGTGGTCGGGCTGGCCCGCTCGGACACCGCCGCCGCCGCGCTCGGCGAGGCCGGGGCCGAGGTGCGGCACGGCTCCCTCGACGACCTCGGCGTCCTGCGCGACGCCGCCGCCGCGTCGGACGGCGTGATCCACCTCGCCTTCCGCCACGAACTCGCGTTCAGCGGCAACTTCGACGCCGCTGCCGACGCGGACCGCCGCGCGATCGACACCTTCGGCGAAGCCCTCGCCGGCTCCGGCCGCCCTCTGCTCATCGCTGCGGGCACGCTCGGCCTCGCACCCGGCCGGCTCGCGACCGAGGAGGACGGCCGGTCCCCCGACCGGTCCGCCGTGACCACCCCGCCCACGGGCCCGTCGAAGCGGATGGAGAACGCGCGGGCCGTCCTCGCCCTCGCCGACCGGGGCGTCCGCGCCTCGGTCGTGCGGCTCCCGCCGACCGTGCACGGGGACGGCGACCAGGGCTTCCTCGCCACGATCGTGGCCGTCGCCCGCGCGAAGGGCGTCTCCGGTTACCTCGGCGACGGCGCCAACCGGTGGCCCGCCGTGCACCGCGACGATGCCGCGCGCCTCTTCCGCCTCGCCCTGGAAGGCGCCCCGGCCGGCTCCGTCCTGCACGCCGTCGCGGACGAGGGCGTGCCCATCCGTACGGTCGCGGAGGTGATCGGCCGGCACCTCGGCCTGCCCGTGGCGTCCGTCGACGCGGCCGACGCGGCGGCCCACTTCACCTGGCTCGGCGCATTCCTCGCCCTCGACGGGCCGGCCTCCGCCGCGCGCACCCGCGCGCTGCTGGGGTGGCAGCCGACCGGACCCGGCCTCCTGGACGACCTCGACCTGGGGCACTACTTCGCCACCGCCACGCCGGCCGGGTGA